From Acidicapsa acidisoli, the proteins below share one genomic window:
- a CDS encoding ATP-grasp domain-containing protein encodes MKKIGVLFGMENSFPGALVERINSLHVDGITAEFVETSAVHLDKAPPYSVIVDRISHDIPFYRAYLKHAALNGTVIINNPFWWSADDKFFNYSLADKMGVAIPPTVILPHKKHPEGTTDRSMRNLEYPLNWDAVFNYVGEHGFMKPVDGGGWRDVYHIHNREEFFHAYDQSRDLCMLYQKAVDFKEYFRCYVVGQKKVHIMPYDPRNPHHERYILNPPKYDKKLLKRVEQDALKLCQALGYDLNTVEFAVENGIPYAIDFMNPAPDADLHSVGEANFEWIVSEVAALAIAKAQKAPHVLELRWSAFLGATPAPAPKLKKKSPAKKKAKAERAEVGVG; translated from the coding sequence ATGAAAAAAATAGGCGTTCTGTTTGGAATGGAAAACAGCTTTCCCGGTGCATTGGTAGAGCGAATCAACTCCCTGCACGTCGACGGCATCACAGCCGAGTTTGTCGAGACCAGCGCCGTCCATCTCGACAAAGCCCCACCCTATTCCGTGATCGTCGACCGCATCTCGCACGACATTCCTTTCTATCGTGCCTATCTCAAGCACGCCGCCCTCAACGGAACGGTGATCATCAACAATCCCTTCTGGTGGTCCGCCGACGACAAGTTCTTCAACTATTCGCTCGCCGATAAGATGGGTGTCGCAATTCCTCCAACCGTAATCCTGCCACACAAGAAACACCCCGAGGGCACGACGGATCGGTCGATGCGCAACCTCGAATACCCGCTCAACTGGGATGCTGTTTTCAACTACGTCGGCGAACACGGCTTCATGAAACCAGTCGATGGTGGCGGTTGGCGCGACGTCTATCACATCCACAATCGCGAAGAGTTCTTCCACGCCTACGACCAGTCGCGCGACCTCTGCATGCTGTATCAAAAGGCCGTCGATTTCAAAGAGTATTTCCGCTGTTACGTCGTCGGCCAGAAGAAGGTCCACATCATGCCTTACGACCCGCGTAATCCGCACCACGAACGCTACATCCTGAATCCGCCAAAGTACGACAAGAAGCTGCTCAAGCGGGTTGAGCAGGATGCCTTGAAACTCTGCCAGGCCCTCGGCTATGACCTGAACACCGTCGAGTTCGCCGTCGAAAACGGCATTCCCTACGCCATCGACTTCATGAATCCTGCACCCGATGCCGACCTGCACTCAGTCGGTGAAGCAAACTTCGAGTGGATCGTTTCAGAGGTTGCAGCGCTGGCTATCGCGAAGGCCCAAAAGGCTCCTCACGTTCTCGAACTGCGCTGGTCAGCTTTTCTC